Below is a window of Deinococcus apachensis DSM 19763 DNA.
CTGCGGGTGAGCGCCAAACCTATCCAGAAGATTGTCACGCTGCCTAAGGCGCTGAGCGCGGCCCTCGTCGAGCGGCAGCTCAAGCTGTCGTTCGGCAGTGTAAAGACAGTCAGCAATCAGAGCAGCTCGAATACGGCGCAGGGCACCAACACCAGCACCACCGAGACCGCCCGGGAGGAAATCATCCTCGACTCCCCCACCATGCGGATCGTCGCCGAGCCCTCCTCGAACAGCATCATCATCCGGGGCACGAACCAGGAGGTCGCGCAGGTCGAGCGGCTGCTCTCGCAGATCGTGGCCGCGCAGCCCCCGGCCCTCCAGGCGCCCGCGCCCGTCACGCCCCCGCAGGACGTGCAGCGCATCTACACTGTCAAGGGCGCGCAGGCGGACGTGACGGCGCTGCTCACCGCGCAGTACCCCGGCCTCAAGGTCACACCCGTCGGGCAGACCGGGCGCGTGGTCCTCACCGGACCGCAGGTGCAGATCGATGCGGCGATGGGCCTGCTGGGGCAGGTGGACCTGCCCGCTCCCGCCGCTGCCACGCCGCCCTCCGTCTCCACCGGGCGCAGCATCTACACCGTCAAGGGTCAGCAGGCCGACATCTCGGCCCTCCTGGGCGCCCAGTACCCCGACCTGAAGGTCACGCCCGTCGGGCAAACCGGGCAACTCATCCTGAACGGGCCGCAGACGCAGCTCGACGCGGCGCTCAGCTTGCTGGGGCAGGTGGACCGCCCGGCACCCTCGCCCCAGGCGACGGTGCAGCGGGTCTTCCAGCTTGTGAATGCGAGCGCCGAGGAGGTCAAGGCGACGCTGGAGGGCACGCTGGCGCGGGATTTGACGCCCGCCACCCCGCCGCTCGCCAACGTTCCTGTCAACGCGACCGACGCCAACGGAAACGCGGTGACCGTCACGGTACCCACCACTCAGACGAGTGCGGCTGGGTCGAGTGCCGACGCGCAGGCCAAGCAAGCGACCCAGACTGCCGCGCAGAACACGGGCGGCGCGACGATCATCGCCGACAAGCGCACGAACAGCCTGATCGTGCGCGGTACCCTCGGGCAGGTCACGCAAATCGGGGAGCTGATCCCCCAGCTTGATCAGGTCGTGCCCCAGATCAACGTGCAGGTCCGCATTCAGGAGATCACCGAGACGGCGGCGCGCAGCCTGGGCGTGGACTGGAAGATCGGCTTCGGCGGCTTCAACGTCAGCATGGGCGGCGGCGGACTCGGCGCCTCCTTCGACCCCACCCGCAGTCTGGTCGGTTTCAACATCTTCCCCACCCTGACTGCCCTCGAAAACCAGGGCCTGACCAAGCGGGTGTACGATGGGAACATCACGATGCAGAGCGGCCAGCGGTCCCTGGGCACCGGCACGAGCGCCCAGAACGCCTCGTCGAACGCGGCGGCGAGCATCAAGAGCGGCGGGCGGCTGGAGATCAACATCCCGTCCTCCAGCGGGAACATCACCCGGCAGATCGACTACGGTCTCAACCTCGACTTCTTCGATCCGCAGGTCGCGCCTGACGGGACGGTTACGCTGCGGGTGCGTGGGCAGGTCAACAACATCGCGGGGGAGTTGCCCACCAACTCGGTGCCTAATCTCCTGAACTTCACCAACAGCGAGGCGCAGAGCAGTATCACGTTCAAGAACGGCCAAACGGTCCTGATGAGCGGGTTGCTGGGCACCACCGAATCGAAGACCAACTCGGGCGTGCCCTTCCTGAGTAGTCTCCCGGTAATCGGGGCGGCGTTCGGCAAACAGACGACGAATCGCACGCAGACCCAACTGCTCGTCATCATCACCGGCAGCGTCGTGAAGTAACCCTCTTCAAGGCGGGCGGGCGGTTTCCTGCGAGGAACTGCCCGCCCTGCCGTCTGGGCAGCCTGTCTTCCCGCCTCCCCGCCCAACGCTAGATTCCCCCCATGAGGTATCTGACCGCCGGGGAGTCGCACGGGCCGCAACTGACGGCCATCATCGAGGGGCTGCCCTCGCAGTTGCCGCTGGGCAAGGGTGACATCGACCCCTGGTTGCGGCGGCGGCAGGGCGGCTACGGGCGCGGGCGGCGCATGGTGATCGAGACGGACGAGGCCCAGATTCTCAGCGGCGTGCGTGCGGGCCGGACCACGGGCGCCCCCGTCACGCTGGTCATCGAAAACCGCGACCATCGCAACTGGACCGAGATCATGTCCCCCGAGCCGGGGGGCGAGCCGCGCAAAAAGGCCCTGACCGATGCCCGCCCCGGCCACGCCGACCTGACCGGGGGCATCAAGTACCGTCACAAGGACCTGCGCGACGTGCTGGAACGGGCCTCGGCGCGGGAGACGGCGGCGCGGGTGGCGGTGGGGTCGGTGGCCCTCAAACTCCTGGGCGAACTCGGTGTCGAGGGCGCGAACTACGTAGCGAGTCTGGGCGGCATCGAGACGCGCCAGCCCTTCTCCTGGGACGCGCTGGAGGCCATCGAGGAGTCCGAGTTGAGGACCCCCGACGCGGACGCGGCGGCGCAGATGCGCGAGCGGATCGATCAGGCGAAAAAGGACGGCGACACGCTGGGCGGCATCCTGGAGGTGCGCTTCCGGGGCCTGCCGGTGGGGTTGGGCTCCTTCGTCCACTGGGACCGCAAGCTCGACGGGCGGATTGCTCAGGCCTGCCTGAGCGTGCAGGCCATGAAGGGCGTGGAAATCGGGCGGGCCTTCGAGAACGCAGTGAAACCGGGCAGCGGCGTCCATGACGCGGTGTATTACCGTGAGGGCAGCTACGCCCGCGAGACGAATGCTGCTGGCGGCCTGGAGGCGGGGATGACGAACGCCGAGGAACTCATCGTCCGCGTCGCCATGAAGCCCATCGCCACGCTGATGAAGCCGCTTCCGACCGTAAACGTGGTCACGCACGAGGCGTCCGACGCAGCCCGCGAGCGCAGCGACACGACCGCCGTCCCCGCCGCTGGGGTGATCCTCCAGTGCGTGATCGGCTGGGTGCTCGCCGACGCGATGCTGGAGAAGTTCGGGGGGGACACCCTGCCCGAGCTTCAGGAGCGCGTGGCTGCCGCACGGGCCTACGCTCGTGACTACTGAGCACCGGATGGCCCTGGCCGAGAGGGTGGACTTGGCGCTGAGCGAAGCCCTGTTGTGGCCTGACGTTCCCGAGGGCGCAGCGCCGGAGGGTGGAGCACCCGAGAGTGTAGGCGTCACGCTGCCTCACAGGCTTTCCTCTAGACTGTCCCCCATGAACGGGTCCGGCCTGATCGAGCGTCCCGTCACCTGGGTCGCGCTGGCGGGCTTCATGGGGACTGGGAAAAGCCGCGTCGGCTGGGAACTCTCGCGGGCACTGGCGCTGCATTTCGTGGACACCGACAAGCTGATCACCCGGGTGGTCGGCAAGAGCATCCCCGAGGTCTTCGCGCAGGAGGGCGAGAGCTACTTCCGCGCCTGCGAGGCCGAGGTCGTCCGGCGAGTGACCCGCCTCGATCACGCCGTCGTGAGCCTGGGGGGTGGCACCTTCATCCACGAGGGGAATCGCCGCACCCTGCTGGAACGCGGCCCGGTCGTGGTGCTGTGGGCCACCCCCGAGACCGTCTACCAGCGCACCCGCCACAGCGACCGCCCGCTGCTGAGAACTCCCGACCCCCTCGCCCGCATCCGCACCCTGATGATTGAACGCGAGGAGCACTACCGCCAGGGCACCATCCACGTCCACAGCGATGGCCGCCCCGCCGAGGAGATCGTGGAGGAGGTCATCGACCGCCTGTGGACCTGGTCCGACGCGCAGGCCGCCTGGCACGAGACGGAACCCGTGGGGGAACGTGCGGCGGATTGAGGTTGGAGGCGCACAGCCGTACACGGTTTCAGTCGGGTCGGGACTGCTTTCCCAGTACAGCGTGCCAGAACGCCAGGTCGCCCTGATTCACCCCACCGATTTACCTCGCACCTTCGTGGAGGCGGCGCAGGCGGCCCTCTCCCCCACCGTGACGGTGACCGTCCCCCCACGCGACGACTGCAAGACGCTGGAGGTCTACGCGCAGGTGCTGTCGAGACTGGCGCAAGTGAATCTCCCGCGCGACGGGGCGGTGGTGGGGTTGGGCGGAGGCGCGGCGACCGATCTCGCGGGCTTCGTGGCGGCGAGCTACCTGCGCGGCGTGGCCTTTTACACCCTGCCGACGACGCTGCTCGGCATGGTGGACGCGGCGGTGGGGGGCAAGACGGGCGTGAACCTGCCCGAGGGCAAGAATCTGGTGGGCGCCTTCTGGCCCCCGAGGGCCGTGTGGTGTGACACGGACACCCTCACCACCCTGCCCCCCGCCGTCTTCGCCGAGGGTGCTGCCGAGGCGTACAAGCACGGCCTGATCGCTGATCCGACCCTGCTGCCCCGGGTGTTGTCTCCGAATTTCCGCCCCGTTGGGCCGGGCCTGGAGGACACCCTCTCCGACGCCATCGCCGTGAAGGCTGGAGTGGTGACGCGGGACCTGACCGAGCGAGGCGAGCGGGCCTTCCTGAACTTCGGTCACACGCTCGCCCACGCGCTGGAGGCAGTCACGGACCACGGGATCTCGCATGGCGAGGCGGTCGGGTACGGGATGCACTACGCGGCGCTTCTCAGCCGTGCCCTGGGCGGCGCGGACCTGACTGGGCACACCCGCGCCTTCCTGCGGTGGCAGAATCCCCAGCCCCTTCCCCCCCTCACCTTCGAGAACGTGTGGCCCTACATGGCGCGCGACAAGAAAGCCGACTCGGAGGGCGTGCGCTTCGTGCTGCTGCATGATCTGGCGCGGCCATACCTGGCGCGGGTGCCGGAGGACGTGCTGCGACGGGAATTCGAGTACTGGTGCGAGGAACTTGTCGCCCGCGACGTGTAGCTTGTAGAAACAGAAATGTTCCCGCCGTTGCTTTTTCTATAAGCGACACGCCAGACCCCCTACGCCCCGCACCGGAGGTTCCCCTTGATCCTTGTCCTGAACGGTCCCAACCTCAACCGCCTCGGCCTGCGCGAACCGGGCGTGTACGGCACGCAGACGCTCGAAGACCTGGAACGCCTGTGCGAAACGTGGGGCGCCGAAATCGGCGTGACCGTTACCTGCCGCCAGAGCAACTACGAGGGGCAACTGCTGGAGTGGATTCAGGATGCGGATGAGCACGGCTTTACGGGCATCGTGCTCAATCCCGGCGCCCTG
It encodes the following:
- a CDS encoding secretin N-terminal domain-containing protein gives rise to the protein MKRYALLLSAALGMAAAQTTKPISPSTIPAMPSASGAATTTARLADTGLTSANVTFDLRRSGSDLSSMLVALAKSAGYDIILEPDVDSLLQAGSTAAAGAAGGSTAGTRVTYNFVNRPFNEVWPLVLDIYGLSYETLRLGDKPVLRVSAKPIQKIVTLPKALSAALVERQLKLSFGSVKTVSNQSSSNTAQGTNTSTTETAREEIILDSPTMRIVAEPSSNSIIIRGTNQEVAQVERLLSQIVAAQPPALQAPAPVTPPQDVQRIYTVKGAQADVTALLTAQYPGLKVTPVGQTGRVVLTGPQVQIDAAMGLLGQVDLPAPAAATPPSVSTGRSIYTVKGQQADISALLGAQYPDLKVTPVGQTGQLILNGPQTQLDAALSLLGQVDRPAPSPQATVQRVFQLVNASAEEVKATLEGTLARDLTPATPPLANVPVNATDANGNAVTVTVPTTQTSAAGSSADAQAKQATQTAAQNTGGATIIADKRTNSLIVRGTLGQVTQIGELIPQLDQVVPQINVQVRIQEITETAARSLGVDWKIGFGGFNVSMGGGGLGASFDPTRSLVGFNIFPTLTALENQGLTKRVYDGNITMQSGQRSLGTGTSAQNASSNAAASIKSGGRLEINIPSSSGNITRQIDYGLNLDFFDPQVAPDGTVTLRVRGQVNNIAGELPTNSVPNLLNFTNSEAQSSITFKNGQTVLMSGLLGTTESKTNSGVPFLSSLPVIGAAFGKQTTNRTQTQLLVIITGSVVK
- the aroC gene encoding chorismate synthase is translated as MRYLTAGESHGPQLTAIIEGLPSQLPLGKGDIDPWLRRRQGGYGRGRRMVIETDEAQILSGVRAGRTTGAPVTLVIENRDHRNWTEIMSPEPGGEPRKKALTDARPGHADLTGGIKYRHKDLRDVLERASARETAARVAVGSVALKLLGELGVEGANYVASLGGIETRQPFSWDALEAIEESELRTPDADAAAQMRERIDQAKKDGDTLGGILEVRFRGLPVGLGSFVHWDRKLDGRIAQACLSVQAMKGVEIGRAFENAVKPGSGVHDAVYYREGSYARETNAAGGLEAGMTNAEELIVRVAMKPIATLMKPLPTVNVVTHEASDAARERSDTTAVPAAGVILQCVIGWVLADAMLEKFGGDTLPELQERVAAARAYARDY
- a CDS encoding shikimate kinase; this translates as MNGSGLIERPVTWVALAGFMGTGKSRVGWELSRALALHFVDTDKLITRVVGKSIPEVFAQEGESYFRACEAEVVRRVTRLDHAVVSLGGGTFIHEGNRRTLLERGPVVVLWATPETVYQRTRHSDRPLLRTPDPLARIRTLMIEREEHYRQGTIHVHSDGRPAEEIVEEVIDRLWTWSDAQAAWHETEPVGERAAD
- the aroB gene encoding 3-dehydroquinate synthase, with protein sequence MRRIEVGGAQPYTVSVGSGLLSQYSVPERQVALIHPTDLPRTFVEAAQAALSPTVTVTVPPRDDCKTLEVYAQVLSRLAQVNLPRDGAVVGLGGGAATDLAGFVAASYLRGVAFYTLPTTLLGMVDAAVGGKTGVNLPEGKNLVGAFWPPRAVWCDTDTLTTLPPAVFAEGAAEAYKHGLIADPTLLPRVLSPNFRPVGPGLEDTLSDAIAVKAGVVTRDLTERGERAFLNFGHTLAHALEAVTDHGISHGEAVGYGMHYAALLSRALGGADLTGHTRAFLRWQNPQPLPPLTFENVWPYMARDKKADSEGVRFVLLHDLARPYLARVPEDVLRREFEYWCEELVARDV
- the aroQ gene encoding type II 3-dehydroquinate dehydratase, which gives rise to MILVLNGPNLNRLGLREPGVYGTQTLEDLERLCETWGAEIGVTVTCRQSNYEGQLLEWIQDADEHGFTGIVLNPGALTHYSYALRDAIAGQPLPVVEVHISNVDAREEFRHKSVTAAVCKGKISGLGFLGYRLAMEALTEGSV